One Clostridia bacterium genomic region harbors:
- a CDS encoding ABC transporter permease, protein MEIFYEVFRYAFLIAMPLMVVALGGMFSERSGTINIALDGIMIIGTFCGYMFIYLMQKAGVVMNPQLLLIFAILIAGIAGTIYSLLLGVSAINFKADQTIGGTALNIISVALVVFLARMTIGTQNIQIDTVGLFYIKDGGFLGSIPVIGDMFFKDTYITTFIGLLILLVSTFLLNKTRFGLRLRSCGEHPQAADSVGINVPRMRYWGVAISGLLGGIGGMLFMVPLISEFSGTVFGYGFLALAVLIFGQWKPSKIFLGALFFAFMMSLSSLHGKIPFLDNLGIPSAIYDMVPYFATLVVLAFTSKKSRAPKAEGIPYDKALR, encoded by the coding sequence ATGGAAATTTTTTACGAAGTATTTAGATATGCTTTTTTAATAGCAATGCCACTTATGGTAGTTGCGTTAGGCGGTATGTTTAGCGAACGAAGCGGAACTATCAACATCGCCCTTGACGGTATTATGATTATAGGCACATTTTGCGGATATATGTTTATCTATTTAATGCAAAAGGCAGGGGTCGTAATGAACCCTCAATTACTACTGATTTTTGCCATTTTAATTGCAGGCATAGCAGGCACAATTTATTCGCTCTTGCTAGGCGTGTCGGCAATCAATTTTAAGGCAGACCAAACCATAGGCGGTACGGCGCTTAACATTATTTCTGTTGCGCTTGTTGTTTTCCTTGCTCGTATGACAATAGGAACGCAAAATATTCAAATTGATACCGTCGGGTTATTCTATATTAAAGATGGCGGTTTTTTAGGCAGTATCCCAGTAATAGGCGATATGTTCTTTAAAGACACCTATATTACCACTTTTATAGGCTTACTTATTCTTTTAGTGTCTACCTTTTTGCTCAACAAAACACGCTTTGGGCTTAGATTGCGTTCTTGTGGCGAACACCCGCAGGCAGCCGACTCCGTAGGCATCAACGTGCCTAGAATGCGTTATTGGGGCGTTGCAATAAGCGGTCTACTTGGCGGTATCGGCGGTATGTTATTTATGGTGCCACTAATAAGCGAATTTAGCGGTACAGTTTTTGGTTACGGCTTTTTAGCCTTAGCGGTTTTAATCTTTGGTCAGTGGAAACCTTCAAAGATATTCTTAGGCGCTCTATTCTTCGCCTTTATGATGTCGTTATCTTCTTTACACGGCAAGATACCTTTCCTAGATAATTTAGGTATTCCTAGCGCAATTTACGATATGGTGCCTTATTTTGCAACCCTAGTCGTGCTTGCCTTTACATCTAAAAAATCTCGCGCGCCAAAAGCCGAAGGCATACCTTACGACAAAGCGTTAAGGTAA
- a CDS encoding ABC transporter permease → MNKFKQFFVSVGRWIKKATFATGRWIKKSTFATGRWIKKATFAIGRWIKKATFAIGRWFKKTALSIANFFVQLFTHPKPMFKRLLNSSTFSSFSSSAIAVVIGLLFGLILMLVTKPQDAFEGFWRILLGGFNNPDIMRGIGDMLYVATPLLLTGLSVGFAFKTGLFNIGASGQYTMGMYFALVAAFTLEGNWVVCLLAGIIGGALWGFIPGLFKAVFNVNEVITSIMTNYIGVYFVDMMIKNDTTMFMSIEQRTYPVPLNAAMPTFGLDKLFNGSRVALGLILAISTAIILYYVLNKTKFGFELRACGLNKNAARYAGVNEKRSIILSMVIAGALAGLAGAINIQTGGNPYSPKNVIAPMGFNGIPVALLGVSHPIGIIFSALFIAHLQRGGFFLQLLDFKPEIIDIIVGIIIYFSAAALIIKSYLPKLIAKFRKKKVTEPAVENEQDNNVDISQEVVDPASQEIIDTASQEVVDSASQVAKNSASQNESNTDEEK, encoded by the coding sequence ATGAATAAATTTAAACAATTTTTTGTTTCCGTTGGCAGATGGATTAAGAAGGCTACGTTTGCAACCGGTAGATGGATTAAAAAGTCAACATTCGCAACTGGTAGATGGATTAAGAAAGCAACATTTGCTATTGGTAGATGGATTAAGAAAGCAACATTTGCTATTGGTAGATGGTTTAAAAAAACCGCCCTTTCTATCGCTAACTTTTTTGTTCAACTTTTCACTCACCCTAAGCCAATGTTTAAACGCTTACTTAATAGTTCGACGTTTAGTAGTTTTTCTTCTTCTGCAATAGCCGTAGTAATAGGCTTGTTATTTGGTCTAATTCTTATGCTTGTAACTAAGCCACAAGACGCTTTTGAGGGTTTTTGGCGAATATTACTTGGAGGATTTAATAATCCTGACATTATGAGAGGCATAGGCGATATGCTCTATGTCGCAACTCCTTTGCTTTTAACCGGTCTTTCGGTAGGTTTTGCCTTTAAGACAGGACTATTTAATATAGGCGCAAGCGGACAATATACTATGGGTATGTATTTTGCCCTTGTCGCTGCATTTACCCTTGAAGGTAATTGGGTGGTTTGTTTGCTTGCCGGCATTATTGGCGGAGCGCTTTGGGGCTTTATTCCGGGATTATTTAAAGCGGTATTTAATGTCAACGAAGTTATCACCTCAATTATGACCAACTACATCGGCGTATATTTTGTGGATATGATGATTAAGAATGATACAACGATGTTTATGTCTATCGAACAACGCACTTACCCTGTTCCCCTTAATGCGGCTATGCCGACTTTTGGGCTAGACAAATTATTTAATGGTTCACGTGTAGCTTTGGGACTTATACTTGCTATATCAACTGCGATTATTCTTTATTACGTGCTTAACAAGACTAAGTTTGGGTTTGAGCTAAGGGCGTGCGGACTTAACAAGAATGCCGCAAGATATGCCGGCGTAAACGAGAAACGCAGTATTATTCTATCAATGGTAATAGCCGGCGCTCTTGCAGGGCTTGCAGGCGCAATCAATATACAAACCGGCGGAAATCCATATTCTCCCAAAAACGTAATCGCCCCTATGGGCTTTAACGGCATACCCGTAGCTTTGCTCGGCGTAAGTCACCCAATAGGCATAATTTTCTCGGCGTTATTTATTGCGCACTTACAGCGAGGCGGTTTCTTCTTGCAACTGCTTGACTTTAAGCCCGAGATTATAGACATTATCGTAGGTATAATTATTTATTTCAGCGCCGCCGCTCTAATTATCAAGTCGTATTTGCCTAAATTAATAGCTAAGTTTAGAAAGAAAAAAGTGACAGAACCTGCCGTTGAGAATGAGCAAGATAATAATGTAGATATAAGTCAAGAGGTCGTTGACCCGGCTAGCCAAGAAATAATCGATACGGCTAGTCAAGAAGTCGTTGACTCGGCTAGTCAAGTTGCCAAAAATTCGGCAAGTCAAAATGAGTCAAATACTGACGAGGAGAAATAA
- a CDS encoding ABC transporter ATP-binding protein, with protein sequence MDNVIEMRHITKRFPGIIANDDITLELARGEIHALLGENGAGKSTLMSILFGLYVAEEGEILKDGQVVSIKDPNDANDLGIGMVHQHFKLVECFSALDNIILGAEPMKRGLIDKKYARNQIVELSEKYKLKVDPDALIEDIPVGQQQKVEILKMLYRKNEILIFDEPTAVLTPQEIDELMRIMKGLAAEGKSILFITHKLNEIMAVADRCTILRKGKCIGTVNIADTDTHKLSKMMVGRDVDFVVDKSQACAGENVLEICDLVVKSQFSKKNAVDNVSFKVNKGEIVCIAGIEGNGQSSLVYALTGLEKLSSGKIILDGVDVSKKSIRYRNKLGLAHIPEDRHKFGLILDYSLEDNIVLKQYFTPKFSNKLGFLNRHAIDEYATNLTQKFDVRSSLGIKSSARSMSGGNQQKAILAREISLSPKLLIAVQPTRGLDVGAIEFIHKQIVSARDSGSAVLLISFELDEVMNLSDRILVMYEGEIVGEFNPKTTNVQELGLYMAGSKRNDKETNE encoded by the coding sequence ATGGACAATGTAATTGAGATGAGACATATCACCAAACGTTTTCCGGGTATTATTGCAAATGACGATATTACCCTAGAATTGGCACGTGGTGAGATTCACGCATTGCTAGGCGAGAACGGCGCAGGCAAATCTACTCTTATGAGCATTTTGTTTGGGCTTTATGTAGCCGAAGAAGGCGAAATTTTAAAAGATGGACAAGTTGTGTCTATTAAAGACCCTAACGATGCTAACGACCTTGGCATCGGTATGGTTCACCAACACTTTAAATTAGTCGAGTGTTTTTCAGCTCTTGACAATATTATTTTAGGCGCAGAGCCTATGAAACGTGGTTTGATTGACAAAAAATACGCTCGAAATCAAATTGTCGAATTGTCGGAGAAATATAAATTGAAAGTTGACCCAGATGCGTTGATTGAGGATATTCCCGTAGGTCAACAGCAAAAGGTAGAAATATTAAAGATGCTGTATCGCAAGAATGAGATACTTATTTTTGACGAACCAACAGCCGTGCTTACGCCACAAGAGATTGACGAACTTATGCGTATTATGAAGGGGCTTGCCGCCGAAGGTAAGTCAATACTATTTATTACTCACAAGTTAAATGAAATTATGGCGGTAGCAGATAGGTGTACTATTCTACGCAAGGGCAAGTGTATTGGCACGGTCAATATTGCCGATACCGACACTCACAAGCTGTCAAAAATGATGGTTGGCAGAGACGTTGACTTTGTGGTAGATAAGAGTCAAGCCTGCGCAGGGGAAAACGTTCTTGAAATTTGCGACCTAGTGGTTAAGAGTCAGTTTAGCAAGAAGAACGCCGTAGACAATGTTTCCTTTAAGGTTAATAAGGGTGAGATTGTTTGCATTGCAGGCATTGAGGGCAACGGACAATCTTCGCTTGTGTACGCTTTAACCGGACTTGAAAAATTATCAAGCGGTAAAATAATACTTGACGGCGTAGACGTTTCTAAGAAGAGTATTCGTTATCGCAACAAACTAGGGCTAGCCCATATACCTGAGGATAGACATAAATTCGGTCTAATACTTGACTATTCTTTGGAAGATAATATTGTCTTAAAACAGTACTTTACTCCAAAGTTTAGCAATAAATTAGGCTTTTTAAATCGTCACGCAATAGACGAATACGCAACAAATCTTACTCAAAAGTTTGACGTAAGAAGTAGTTTGGGCATAAAGAGTAGCGCTCGCAGTATGTCGGGTGGCAATCAACAAAAAGCTATTCTCGCAAGGGAAATCTCCCTTAGCCCCAAACTTTTAATCGCCGTACAACCTACTCGTGGACTTGACGTTGGGGCGATTGAGTTTATACACAAGCAAATAGTTTCGGCTAGGGATAGTGGTAGCGCAGTGCTACTTATTTCTTTTGAACTTGACGAAGTTATGAATTTGTCCGACCGTATTCTTGTTATGTACGAAGGCGAGATTGTTGGCGAATTTAATCCTAAGACTACAAACGTACAAGAATTAGGGCTGTATATGGCGGGAAGCAAGAGAAATGACAAGGAGACTAACGAGTAA
- a CDS encoding BMP family ABC transporter substrate-binding protein, with amino-acid sequence MKKLFSLLLVVAMLATSVSVFVACGEQGTGKICLITDVGTIDDKSFNQGAWEGVKAYAKANKLAESDIKYIKPYAASDADYLDAIDLAVAWGARTIVTPGFLFEVPIFEAQTRYPDVKFILLDGAPHTLDYSTFRTDKNVASVTYAEEEVGYLAGYAAVKDGFTDLGFLGGMSVPAVVAFGYGYLKGADDAAKELNITVDIQHSYLGNFGSEAVKNAAAATTMFQNADVIFACAGGAGMQVMDVAGKLTDKWVIGVDVDQYNTGAGKTCITSATKGLAKSVQDILTSIRDGKFDIYGGKTTVFNAKVDGIGLPIADLNADTAKVGQFKTFTVGDYKAIYAKLVAGTVKDLARTVKSAADLPTAEEIKTGLKLTNVILTVVK; translated from the coding sequence ATGAAAAAACTATTTAGCCTACTTTTAGTAGTTGCAATGCTTGCGACAAGCGTATCTGTTTTTGTAGCTTGTGGCGAACAAGGCACTGGTAAAATCTGTTTAATCACAGACGTAGGAACTATCGACGACAAATCTTTTAACCAAGGCGCTTGGGAAGGCGTAAAAGCATACGCTAAGGCTAACAAACTCGCAGAAAGCGACATTAAGTATATTAAACCTTACGCTGCTTCGGATGCTGACTATCTTGATGCTATCGACCTAGCAGTTGCTTGGGGCGCTCGCACAATCGTTACACCCGGTTTCTTGTTCGAAGTTCCAATTTTTGAAGCTCAAACCAGATATCCTGACGTTAAGTTTATTCTTCTTGATGGTGCTCCTCATACCTTAGATTACAGCACATTTAGAACAGACAAGAACGTAGCTTCTGTTACTTATGCCGAAGAAGAAGTTGGTTATCTTGCAGGTTACGCTGCTGTTAAAGATGGCTTTACCGACCTTGGTTTCTTAGGCGGAATGTCAGTTCCAGCCGTTGTTGCGTTTGGTTATGGCTACCTTAAAGGAGCAGACGACGCAGCTAAGGAATTAAACATTACTGTTGACATTCAACACAGTTATTTAGGCAACTTTGGTAGCGAAGCTGTTAAGAACGCTGCCGCTGCAACAACAATGTTCCAAAATGCTGACGTTATCTTTGCTTGCGCTGGCGGAGCTGGTATGCAAGTTATGGACGTAGCTGGCAAACTTACTGATAAATGGGTTATCGGCGTTGACGTTGACCAATACAACACTGGCGCTGGCAAGACCTGCATCACATCTGCAACCAAGGGACTTGCTAAATCTGTACAAGACATTCTCACATCTATTAGAGATGGCAAATTTGATATTTATGGCGGAAAGACCACAGTATTCAACGCAAAAGTTGATGGTATCGGTTTACCTATCGCAGACCTTAATGCTGACACCGCAAAAGTTGGTCAATTTAAGACATTTACAGTTGGCGATTACAAAGCAATTTATGCTAAATTAGTTGCTGGCACAGTAAAAGACCTTGCAAGAACAGTTAAATCTGCTGCTGATCTACCCACAGCCGAAGAAATTAAGACAGGTCTTAAACTAACTAACGTTATCTTAACAGTTGTTAAATAA
- a CDS encoding winged helix DNA-binding protein: MQTINNQMIETIRQMYDMEAFSPLMEFCQGEMRTLNYLLTNRNVKTLPSNISSTLNVSRSRTTATLTSLRRKGYINMEILPSDRRCLVISLTKEGTDYIIEKLKQAENYIGLVVTNLGQENAIKLIDLLKLIVDITKRNEA, from the coding sequence ATGCAAACGATAAACAATCAAATGATTGAAACTATTAGACAGATGTATGATATGGAGGCGTTCTCGCCACTTATGGAATTCTGTCAAGGCGAAATGCGAACGCTAAATTACCTTTTGACCAACAGAAACGTAAAAACTCTGCCGTCAAACATATCTAGCACGCTAAACGTATCTCGTAGCAGAACAACCGCTACGCTAACCTCGCTTAGGCGCAAAGGCTACATTAATATGGAAATATTGCCTAGCGACCGTAGATGCCTTGTAATTAGTCTAACCAAAGAAGGCACAGACTATATTATAGAGAAACTTAAACAAGCCGAAAACTACATAGGGCTTGTTGTAACTAATTTGGGACAAGAAAATGCAATAAAATTGATAGATTTACTAAAACTAATAGTAGATATTACCAAAAGGAATGAGGCTTAG
- a CDS encoding MMPL family transporter codes for MNKKTVAKEVIVRIVVGVVLLLLCVGSVFGILNTRINYTLIDYLPEDSATLKGFNMVNKEFGSTSYARVMIKDININAARTVKESFSKIEGIKYSLWIDDMVKMALDALETQIDENKDVIDQIISVLPQGTKEKLEELIKKIKDDTDMASTLDFLEQNPILLDAVDLITNYYFDGAISLTNYYNVLDKNALIEVYFTENDYSMLTNTAIDQIKMKCSGLDVAYEGTAISTKAARETTSSEVLIVTVLVVPLAIGILMLTTNAYIEPLLLLLTIAMSVLFNMGTNLFLDLFGWLDGISFITNSMATALQMAITMDYAIFVLHKYRNARTNGLEKKDALKACMRESILPTASSCLTTVAGFVAMTFMDFGIGKDIGFVFAKGVIISFIVSLLCMPFFLKIFDKLLTKTEHKPLMPTGKKLTKFCIKFAIPIILVVVLLAGGSFMLQDNLQFMYGESAISASVGTQTYEDSKTITEAFGLYNPIVIMIPKSYRDPPDSEGKLNEKDREMKLIDELRNLTVQTKNNKKRMVASIMSYRSICKPGMESMIPAQLVANFDSENYTRIVINLNASSESPDAFAAYDELKTILTRNAVTEWYVVGSTVAASEMRTMLEGNKDVLLGERDYTFVNLLGIAAIFLIIMFTFKSISVPILLVSTIEMGIFINMAISALQGTKIAFLGYLIVSLIQLGATIDYAILYMQNYVDSRKIHDRNIATLEATRLSITSVLTSALILCVAGFSIGFASSVQGVSEIGFMIGRGALISGVLVLVFLPPLVRLFDRYIPMLSLKMKFLKPLKVSEEEASIRAIDKHIINNPVKKYEDTTPQPNQDMLEGEVTTTLVDKHTKKKLKYKALKEELQDQDLVKQEAVDVEEKIQDEKDVDREEKIQDEKDKDDASDK; via the coding sequence ATGAATAAAAAGACAGTGGCAAAAGAGGTTATAGTAAGGATTGTAGTAGGAGTAGTACTTCTATTGCTTTGCGTCGGCTCGGTATTTGGCATATTAAATACAAGAATTAATTACACATTAATCGACTACTTGCCGGAAGACTCGGCTACTCTTAAAGGTTTTAATATGGTAAACAAAGAGTTCGGCAGTACTTCTTACGCAAGGGTAATGATTAAAGATATAAATATCAACGCCGCTCGAACCGTCAAAGAGAGTTTTTCAAAAATTGAAGGCATAAAGTATTCGTTGTGGATTGACGATATGGTAAAAATGGCTCTTGACGCCCTCGAAACACAAATTGACGAAAACAAAGACGTAATCGACCAAATAATCTCGGTACTGCCACAAGGCACAAAAGAAAAGTTAGAAGAACTAATCAAAAAGATTAAAGATGACACCGATATGGCGTCGACACTAGACTTTCTTGAACAAAACCCAATACTACTTGACGCAGTCGACCTAATTACCAACTACTATTTCGACGGCGCAATTAGTCTAACTAACTATTATAACGTCTTGGATAAGAACGCTCTAATCGAAGTCTACTTTACCGAAAACGATTATAGTATGCTTACAAATACCGCAATTGACCAAATAAAAATGAAATGCTCAGGGCTTGACGTTGCCTACGAAGGAACGGCTATCTCTACTAAGGCAGCAAGAGAAACTACAAGTAGCGAAGTGCTAATAGTTACCGTCCTTGTCGTTCCGCTTGCAATAGGCATATTAATGCTAACTACTAACGCATATATCGAACCTCTGCTACTGCTACTTACTATCGCTATGTCAGTGCTATTTAATATGGGGACAAACCTATTCTTAGATTTGTTTGGGTGGCTTGACGGTATAAGTTTCATAACAAATAGTATGGCGACAGCGCTACAAATGGCGATTACTATGGACTACGCTATATTCGTCTTGCACAAATATCGAAACGCAAGGACAAACGGACTAGAAAAGAAAGATGCGCTTAAAGCGTGTATGAGAGAGTCGATATTGCCTACGGCGTCAAGCTGTCTTACAACTGTTGCGGGCTTTGTAGCTATGACATTTATGGACTTTGGAATAGGCAAAGACATCGGTTTCGTATTTGCAAAGGGCGTAATTATTAGCTTTATTGTTTCGCTACTATGTATGCCGTTCTTCCTTAAAATATTTGATAAATTGCTTACTAAGACCGAACACAAACCTTTAATGCCCACAGGTAAAAAACTTACCAAGTTTTGCATTAAATTTGCAATACCGATAATTCTTGTGGTTGTGTTACTTGCCGGCGGTAGCTTTATGTTGCAAGATAATCTTCAATTTATGTACGGCGAATCGGCAATATCAGCCTCGGTCGGCACACAAACTTACGAGGATAGTAAGACTATAACCGAAGCATTTGGACTATATAACCCGATTGTAATTATGATACCTAAGTCGTATAGAGACCCACCGGATAGCGAGGGCAAATTAAACGAAAAAGACCGAGAAATGAAGTTGATAGACGAGTTGCGCAACCTTACCGTACAAACGAAAAATAATAAAAAGCGTATGGTAGCTAGCATAATGTCCTACCGTTCTATTTGTAAACCCGGTATGGAGAGTATGATTCCCGCTCAACTTGTGGCAAACTTCGATAGCGAAAATTACACTCGTATAGTCATTAATCTTAACGCTTCGAGCGAATCTCCCGACGCTTTCGCAGCTTACGACGAACTAAAAACTATTCTTACTCGTAACGCAGTAACAGAATGGTATGTAGTCGGCAGTACGGTTGCCGCAAGCGAAATGAGAACTATGCTCGAAGGCAATAAGGACGTTCTTCTTGGCGAACGAGATTACACCTTTGTAAATTTACTGGGAATAGCTGCGATATTCTTAATAATAATGTTTACCTTTAAATCTATATCCGTACCGATACTGCTTGTATCGACTATTGAAATGGGCATATTTATAAATATGGCAATTTCCGCCTTGCAAGGCACAAAAATAGCCTTCTTGGGCTACTTGATAGTTTCGCTGATACAACTAGGAGCGACTATCGACTATGCAATACTGTATATGCAAAACTATGTCGACAGTAGAAAAATTCACGACCGCAACATAGCTACGTTAGAAGCGACAAGGCTATCTATTACAAGCGTGCTTACTTCGGCGCTAATACTATGCGTAGCGGGTTTCTCAATCGGGTTTGCTTCAAGCGTACAGGGCGTAAGCGAGATAGGCTTTATGATAGGGCGAGGCGCTCTAATCAGCGGAGTTCTTGTTCTTGTATTCTTGCCTCCGCTTGTTAGATTGTTTGATAGATATATACCGATGTTGTCGCTAAAAATGAAATTCTTAAAACCCTTAAAGGTAAGCGAAGAAGAAGCCAGCATTAGAGCGATAGACAAACACATTATCAATAATCCGGTTAAAAAATACGAAGACACTACCCCTCAACCTAACCAAGATATGCTCGAAGGCGAAGTTACTACAACGCTAGTTGACAAACACACCAAGAAAAAACTTAAATATAAGGCATTGAAAGAAGAATTGCAAGACCAAGATTTAGTTAAACAAGAAGCGGTTGACGTTGAAGAAAAAATACAAGACGAAAAAGATGTTGACCGTGAAGAAAAAATACAAGACGAAAAAGACAAGGACGACGCAAGCGATAAATAA
- the leuS gene encoding leucine--tRNA ligase, with product MDVTRIEKKWNDKWKETKIYSFDKSKIDNKHYVLEMFSYPSASKLHLGHWYNYGLSDVYARFMRSNGHNVFEPMGFDAFGLPAENYAIKTNIHPEQSTLANIAKMQRQLADMGAMFDWDYELATCMPDYYKWTQWMFLQLYKHNLAYRRNAPVNWCPSCNTVLANEQVVDGKCDRCDSVVSKKNLTQWFFKITDYAEELLNGLDNLDWPEKTKLMQKNWIGKSNGAELTFALQDGKHEFKVFTTRADTLFGCTYCVLAPEHPLVDVITSKECKQAVEDYILQASKTTEIERLSTAKEKTGVFTGAYAVNPINNQLAQVWVGDYVLGSYGTGAIMGVPAHDARDYIFAKKHNIEIKRVINSPDGTNNDLPYCEHGIMCNSGEFDGLSTAEGCLRVPTKLQTLNLGKLVTNYRLRDWLVSRQRYWGAPIPIIYCDHCGTVPVPEKDLPVLLPHNVNFTPDGTSPLTRCAEFTSTVCPICGRPSTREVDTLDTFVCSSWYFLRFPDNKNTTMPFDKKLINKMLPVDKYIGGPEHACMHLLYARFFTKALRDMGYLNFDEPFTSLVHQGIILGPDGNRMSKSHGNVVSPDEYIEKYGSDTFRVYMGFAFKYIEGGPWNDEGIKAVAKWLEKVERLVLSAYDTRGVVSTCQQDQELKFVRANTIKQVSQDIPEFSFNTAIARMMELTNAMSSYVSSCQNVNGKLLFDTACDLVLMLSSIAPHICEELWEQIGKPYSVTTQPYPTYNELDLIKPVVELAVQINSKLKTRITLDSSLTVKEVELAVLNDENVRKYILGQVVKVIVIPNRLINIIVK from the coding sequence ATGGATGTTACTCGCATTGAGAAGAAGTGGAATGATAAGTGGAAAGAAACTAAGATTTATAGTTTCGACAAGAGCAAGATTGACAACAAACACTACGTGTTAGAGATGTTTTCATATCCGTCGGCTTCTAAATTACACTTAGGGCATTGGTATAATTATGGTTTAAGCGATGTCTACGCAAGGTTTATGCGTTCTAACGGTCACAATGTGTTTGAGCCTATGGGCTTTGACGCATTTGGTTTGCCTGCTGAAAATTACGCTATCAAGACTAACATTCACCCCGAGCAATCAACTCTTGCAAACATTGCTAAGATGCAACGCCAACTTGCCGATATGGGCGCTATGTTTGACTGGGATTACGAATTGGCTACTTGTATGCCCGACTACTACAAGTGGACTCAATGGATGTTCTTACAACTCTATAAGCACAACTTAGCTTATCGCAGAAATGCCCCCGTCAACTGGTGTCCTTCTTGCAATACCGTGCTTGCTAACGAGCAAGTAGTAGACGGTAAGTGCGACCGATGCGACTCGGTAGTAAGCAAGAAAAATTTGACTCAGTGGTTCTTTAAAATTACCGACTACGCCGAAGAATTGCTTAACGGTCTAGACAACCTAGATTGGCCCGAAAAGACTAAATTAATGCAAAAGAATTGGATAGGTAAGAGTAACGGCGCAGAGCTTACGTTTGCGCTTCAAGACGGCAAACACGAGTTTAAAGTGTTCACTACACGAGCTGATACTTTGTTTGGCTGTACTTATTGCGTGCTTGCTCCCGAACACCCCTTAGTTGACGTTATCACTTCTAAGGAATGTAAACAAGCCGTAGAAGATTACATTCTTCAAGCGAGCAAAACTACCGAGATAGAGCGTTTAAGCACGGCAAAAGAGAAGACAGGCGTATTTACCGGAGCATACGCAGTCAATCCAATCAACAATCAACTTGCGCAAGTTTGGGTAGGCGATTACGTTCTAGGTAGCTACGGAACAGGGGCTATTATGGGTGTTCCCGCTCACGACGCAAGGGACTATATATTTGCCAAAAAGCATAATATCGAAATAAAGCGAGTTATCAATTCGCCCGACGGAACAAATAACGACCTACCTTATTGCGAACACGGAATAATGTGTAATAGCGGTGAGTTTGACGGTTTGAGTACGGCAGAAGGCTGTTTGAGAGTTCCAACTAAGCTACAAACGCTTAATTTAGGCAAACTCGTTACAAACTATCGCTTGCGTGACTGGCTTGTTAGCCGTCAACGTTACTGGGGAGCGCCTATTCCTATAATCTATTGCGACCACTGCGGAACAGTGCCTGTGCCGGAAAAAGACTTGCCCGTTCTACTACCCCACAATGTAAACTTTACGCCCGATGGCACAAGCCCGCTTACAAGGTGCGCCGAATTTACCTCAACCGTTTGCCCGATTTGCGGTAGACCTTCTACAAGAGAAGTTGACACCCTAGACACATTTGTGTGCAGTAGTTGGTACTTCTTGCGTTTCCCCGACAACAAGAATACAACTATGCCTTTTGATAAAAAATTAATTAATAAAATGCTACCCGTTGACAAATATATAGGCGGACCCGAACACGCTTGTATGCACCTACTCTACGCAAGATTTTTCACTAAGGCTTTGCGTGATATGGGTTACCTCAACTTTGACGAACCTTTTACTTCGCTAGTCCATCAAGGCATTATTCTCGGGCCAGACGGCAATCGTATGAGCAAGTCGCACGGCAATGTTGTTTCTCCCGACGAATATATAGAGAAGTACGGTAGCGATACATTTAGAGTTTATATGGGTTTTGCCTTTAAATATATTGAGGGCGGTCCGTGGAACGACGAAGGGATTAAGGCGGTCGCTAAGTGGTTAGAAAAAGTCGAACGCTTAGTGCTATCGGCGTATGATACAAGAGGGGTCGTTTCGACCTGTCAACAAGACCAAGAGCTTAAATTTGTTAGGGCAAATACTATCAAACAAGTTAGCCAAGATATCCCCGAGTTTAGCTTCAATACCGCAATCGCAAGAATGATGGAGTTAACTAACGCTATGTCGTCCTATGTTTCTAGTTGCCAGAATGTAAATGGCAAACTTCTCTTTGACACCGCTTGCGACCTAGTTTTAATGCTTTCTTCGATTGCTCCTCATATATGCGAAGAACTATGGGAACAAATAGGCAAGCCTTATTCGGTGACAACTCAACCTTATCCTACCTATAACGAACTTGATTTGATTAAACCCGTTGTCGAACTTGCCGTACAAATAAATTCTAAGTTAAAGACAAGAATAACGCTTGACAGCAGTCTTACGGTAAAAGAAGTCGAACTTGCAGTCTTAAACGACGAAAATGTAAGAAAATATATTTTAGGGCAAGTCGTTAAGGTAATTGTCATTCCAAATAGACTTATAAATATTATAGTTAAGTAA
- a CDS encoding DUF1294 domain-containing protein, protein MTYYIYMGCITLLGGALGGTLAMYLFRHKTKKVYFIIVNIIGLGIQFALSFYFGIKFIT, encoded by the coding sequence ATGACATATTACATATATATGGGCTGTATAACGCTACTTGGCGGAGCGTTAGGTGGCACGCTTGCGATGTATCTATTTAGACACAAAACCAAAAAAGTTTACTTTATTATTGTCAACATAATCGGGCTAGGCATACAATTTGCGTTAAGCTTTTACTTCGGCATTAAATTTATTACTTAA